From Cannabis sativa cultivar Pink pepper isolate KNU-18-1 chromosome 8, ASM2916894v1, whole genome shotgun sequence, a single genomic window includes:
- the LOC133030449 gene encoding uncharacterized protein LOC133030449: MSLSYSMWPVIVVPYNLPPWKCMKPESMMLSLLIPGPNAPGKDMDIFLRPLVDEWKELWKNGVLTRDVIDDSIFRMRAAVIWTINDYPAYALMSGWSTKGYKACPTCNEETPSVGIRSKVAYIGHRRFLPMNDPMRTSKHFDGKPEFRPPPTLYSSDVILRQLEKLQTKLPGKHKMYGGVKHNRSLAELNWAKKSIFFELDYWPHLSLRHNLDVMHIEKNVCDSVLGTLLSIDGKSKDRDKARLDLLDMNIRKELHLYKVGNKWKKPRAPYTLSVDDRHKFCQFIKSVRFPDGFAANLSKNVNEKEDRISGLKSHDCHILFQRLLSAGIRPYLKKEIREAITEFCNFFQQLCARTLNVGDLEKLQENIVIILCKLEKIFPPAFFDIMVHLALHLPREAILGGPVHMRWMYPFERAVSVYKKYVRNRARPEGSIAEAYIVNEALTFCSMYFRDIETRFNRPDRNQDGVVKQSYNQLSVFKHVGRAFGKQEVIVLKPTKRKKAEWYILNNCPEIRKYIDEHMEQLKARGNHNLDQKQEIEFPQWFRNRINQLRKSGSKEVSDEIYAIANRSYSSAYSYPECIIHGVRFVAEKQDINHKTQNSGICVPGIGGTNFYGVLEDIIEMSYLRGYNVLLFKCKWYDTRNRNIQEDGNFTSVFVRDLWCQDDPFILASQAQMVFYTNDDKNESNWRLAHKVTLDNMQFHPYDDAEAEDVNANVDELLQVRVNNEVLVDDGDFEDDTLGEYEDEESHLEDDDDTSDYE; the protein is encoded by the exons ATGAGTCTTTCATATAGTATGTGGCCAGTTATTGTAGTTCCATACAACTTACCACCTTGGAAGTGCATGAAACCAGAGTCAATGATGTTATCTCTTTTAATACCTGGTCCTAATGCACCTGGAAAAGACATGGATATCTTTTTGAGGCCTCTTGTAGATGAGTGGAAGGAGTTATGGAAAAATGGCGTACTTACTCGAGATGTAATAGATGACTCTATATTCCGAATGCGTGCTGCAGTAATTTGGACTATTAATGATTACCCTGCATATGCTTTAATGTCTGGATGGAGTACTAAAGGGTATAAAGCTTGTCCAACATGCAATGAAGAAACCCCGTCTGTTGGAATAAGGAGTAAGGTAGCTTACATTGGGCATAGGCGTTTCCTTCCAATGAATGATCCGATGAGAACAAGTAAACACTTTGATGGAAAACCAGAATTTAGGCCACCACCTACACTATATTCTAGCGATGTGATCTTGAGACAATTAGAAAAACTACAGACAAAGTTGCCCGGAAAGCACAAGATGTATGGAGGTGTTAAACACAATCGTTCACTTGCTGAACTTAATTGGGCTAAAAAAAGTATCTTTTTTGAGCTTGATTATTGGCCACATCTATCATTGAGACATAACCTAGATGTaatgcatattgaaaaaaatgtgtgtgataGTGTTTTGGGGACTCTTTTAAGCATTGATGGAAAATCTAAAGATAGAGATAAAGCGAGACTTGATCTTTTAGATATGAATATTCGAAAAGAGTTGCATCTTTATAAAGTGGGTAATAAGTGGAAGAAACCTCGAGCTCCTTACACACTCAGTGTTGATGATAGACATAAATTTTGCCAGTTTATAAAATCAGTCAGATTTCCAGATGGATTTGCAGCTAATTTATCAAAGAATGTGAATGAAAAAGAGGATAGGATATCTGGTCTTAAATCACACGATTGTCATATCTTATTTCAAAGATTGTTATCTGCTGGCATTCGACCATATTTGAAGAAGGAGATTCGTGAGGCGATAActgaattttgtaatttttttcaacaACTCTGTGCAAGGACTTTGAATGTTGGCGACCTTGAAAAACTTCAAGAGAACATAGTAATCATTCTTTGCAAGTTGGAAAAAATATTTCCTCCAGCTTTCTTTGATATAATGGTCCATTTGGCTTTGCATTTGCCACGAGAGGCAATTCTTGGTGGACCTGTGCATATGCGATGGATGTACCCTTTTGAAAGAGCTGTGTCTGTTTACAAGAAATATGTAAGAAATCGGGCACGTCCCGAGGGTTCTATAGCTGAAGCTTATATTGTGAATGAAGCCCTAACATTTTGCTCCATGTATTTTCGTGACATTGAAACTCGATTCAACCGACCAGATAGGAATCAAGACGGAGTTGTAAAACAATCATATAACCAACTCTCTGTTTTTAAGCACGTGGGTCGTGCATTTGGAAAGCAAGAGGTTATAGTTTTAAAACCTACTAAACGTAAAAAAGCTGAATGGTACATCTTGAATAATTGCCCAGAAATTCGCAAGTATATTGATGAACACATGGAACAACTAAAGGCTCGAGGGAATCATAATTTGGATCAAAAACAGGAAATTGAGTTTCCTCAGTGGTTTAGAAATCGG ATCAATCAATTACGAAAGAGTGGATCAAAGGAGGTGTCAGATGAAATATATGCCATAGCAAATAGATCATATTCCTCTGCATATTCATATCCCGAGTGTATCATTCATGGTGTGAGGTTTGTTGCTGAGAAACAAGATATTAACCACAAAACACAAAATAGTGGCATTTGTGTTCCTGGGATAGGCGGGACTAACTTTTATGGAGTCCTTGAAGATATTATTGAGATGTCATATCTAAGAGGATATAATGTACTATTATTTAAGTGTAAATGGTATGACACTAGAAATAGAAATATCCAAGAAGATGGAAATTTTACTAGTGTGTTTGTTCGTGATCTATGGTGTCAAGACGATCCATTTATACTTGCATCACAAGCACAAATGGTATTTTATACTAATGATGATAAGAATGAATCTAATTGGAGACTTGCACACAAAGTCA CGCTTGATAATATGCAATTTCATCCTTACGATGATGCCGAAGCAGAAGATGTCAACGCTAATGTAGATGAACTACTTCAAGTAAGGGTGAATAATGAGGTTTTAGTTGATGATGGTGATTTTGAAGATGATACACTTGGAGAATATGAAGACGAGGAAAGTCATctagaagatgatgatgatacaTCTGATTATGAATAA
- the LOC133030040 gene encoding uncharacterized protein LOC133030040 isoform X1, producing the protein MHWHPTKGWINKTASDKFTEMDNLRSTQRTNISQPAGSDVTVDQPDILSDDQIVDMVLGTRSRYKKGRGPMPRLKVIGGTRAANNFVYNLYKDQVATIVSLTQKLTETQDNFEGLIEQLKKHLPGFNYQPPNVSNASSSNA; encoded by the exons ATGCACTGGCATCCAACAAAAGGGTGGATAAATAAAACTGCAAGTGATAAGTTT ACAGAGATGGACAATTTGCGTTCTACTCAGAGAACAAATATTAGTCAGCCTGCAGGTTCTGACGTTACTGTTGACCAGCCAGATATTTTGTCTGACGACCAAATTGTTGATATGGTATTGGGAACACGTTCACGTTATAAGAAAGGAAGAGGTCCAATGCCTAGGTTGAAGGTGATTGGTGGAACAAGAGCTGCTAATAACTTTGTCTATAATCTATATAAAGATCAAGTTGCTACCATTGTTTCTCTTACACAAAAGCTAACAGAGACTCAAGATAATTTTGAAGGACTTATAGAGCAATTGAAGAAACATTTGCCAGGTTTCAACTACCAGCCTCCAAATGTTAGTAATGCCTCTTCATCCAATGCCTAA
- the LOC133030040 gene encoding uncharacterized protein LOC133030040 isoform X2 has product MDNLRSTQRTNISQPAGSDVTVDQPDILSDDQIVDMVLGTRSRYKKGRGPMPRLKVIGGTRAANNFVYNLYKDQVATIVSLTQKLTETQDNFEGLIEQLKKHLPGFNYQPPNVSNASSSNA; this is encoded by the coding sequence ATGGACAATTTGCGTTCTACTCAGAGAACAAATATTAGTCAGCCTGCAGGTTCTGACGTTACTGTTGACCAGCCAGATATTTTGTCTGACGACCAAATTGTTGATATGGTATTGGGAACACGTTCACGTTATAAGAAAGGAAGAGGTCCAATGCCTAGGTTGAAGGTGATTGGTGGAACAAGAGCTGCTAATAACTTTGTCTATAATCTATATAAAGATCAAGTTGCTACCATTGTTTCTCTTACACAAAAGCTAACAGAGACTCAAGATAATTTTGAAGGACTTATAGAGCAATTGAAGAAACATTTGCCAGGTTTCAACTACCAGCCTCCAAATGTTAGTAATGCCTCTTCATCCAATGCCTAA
- the LOC115699862 gene encoding NDR1/HIN1-like protein 3 — MKDDQEKQTTTSNSPDPQPICRQNSVYRPGRGANSECCSRCCCSCLRLLFLILVVAIVLTGLAITISCIIINPHQMKFHVAHAAFTKFDYVSAKKTLHFKLILNVTIRNPNKRIGIHSDSSTDTNICAYYDDKFLGVGLSNLLSLYLPPGASSPFDYSWVSFEGEKTVSFDSGEMMKRFNRRKSDGIFPLFIKVKMVNSFKVDQMHIGDFKSTVKCRLKIPLVNGTNNSNNNRFKDTKCVYHLNPFPIIYTE; from the coding sequence ATGAAAGATGATCAAGAAAAACAAACTACAACTTCTAATTCTCCAGACCCACAACCAATCTGTCGGCAAAACTCCGTTTACCGCCCAGGCCGCGGCGCAAACTCCGAATGCTGCAGCCGTTGCTGCTGCAGCTGCTTAAGACTACTCTTCCTCATATTAGTTGTCGCTATAGTCCTAACAGGCCTCGCCATAACTATCTCCTGCATCATCATAAACCCACACCAGATGAAGTTCCACGTGGCCCACGCAGCCTTCACCAAATTCGATTACGTATCAGCCAAGAAAACCCTTCACTTCAAACTTATCCTCAACGTGACCATCAGAAATCCCAACAAGAGAATTGGCATCCACTCTGATTCCAGCACCGATACCAATATCTGCGCTTATTACGACGACAAGTTTCTCGGAGTTGGCCTGTCGAATCTGTTGTCGTTGTACCTTCCGCCGGGGGCGAGTAGTCCCTTTGACTACAGTTGGGTGTCGTTTGAAGGCGAGAAAACGGTGTCGTTTGACTCTGGTGAGATGATGAAGAGGTTTAATCGTAGGAAGAGTGATGGGATTTTCCCTTTATTTATTAAGGTGAAGATGGTAAATAGTTTTAAAGTTGATCAGATGCATATTGGAGATTTTAAAAGCACGGTCAAGTGTCGTCTGAAGATTCCCCTTGTAAACGGtactaataatagtaataataataggtTTAAGGACACTAAATGTGTGTATCATCTAAATCCATTTCCTATAATTTATACCGAATAG
- the LOC115701169 gene encoding NDR1/HIN1-like protein 3 has protein sequence MYSLNSTQRFLILNSYLPFSYRLFFYSNIMSDIEKPTTDENGPESDEPKSRKALILKIVAAVVVVIGLTILFFWIAVNPRKMKFHVTEASFTQFSLSNDNTNLLYNLRLSVTVRNPNKRIGFQYDLVETEAYYYGEKFDSGNLVSFYQPPKTTRVVDTWLSGQGKVRLESEEVVEFKERNGNSGVYPVDLKIHFYTSVRLGSMNIGDFKVKVKCGLKVPLSGTSSTAFNPTKCDVDFNPLLVIYTD, from the coding sequence ATGTACTCACTCAACTCAACTCAACGATTCTTAATTCTTAATTCTTATTTGCCTTTCTCATATCGACTTTTCTTTTATTCGAATATAATGTCAGATATCGAGAAACCAACCACCGATGAAAATGGGCCGGAGTCTGATGAGCCCAAAAGCCGAAAAGCCTTGATTTTGAAGATCGTAGCAGCCGTGGTTGTCGTCATTGGACTCACCATACTATTCTTCTGGATCGCAGTCAATCCCAGAAAGATGAAATTCCACGTCACCGAAGCCTCCTTCACTCAGTTCAGTCTCTCTAATGACAACACAAATCTTCTGTACAACCTTCGCCTTTCAGTCACCGTACGTAACCCTAACAAGAGGATAGGGTTCCAGTACGACCTAGTCGAGACAGAAGCTTATTACTACGGCGAGAAATTCGACTCGGGGAATCTTGTGTCGTTTTACCAACCCCCGAAGACCACGCGGGTTGTCGACACGTGGCTTTCGGGACAGGGAAAGGTGAGGTTAGAGTCGGAGGAGGTTGTGGAGTTTAAGGAGAGGAATGGTAATTCTGGGGTTTACCCTGTTGATTTGAAGATTCATTTCTATACTAGTGTGAGATTGGGAAGCATGAATATTGGTGATTTTAAGGTTAAGGTTAAATGTGGTTTGAAGGTTCCTTTGAGTGGTACTAGCTCTACTGCTTTTAATCCTACCAAGTGCGACGTTGATTTCAACCCACTTCTCGTCATTTATACTGactga
- the LOC115699613 gene encoding NDR1/HIN1-like protein 1: MSSKDCGHHGKKREKLIRRICAGFLIFLFIVLVLVLLIWAILQPSKPRFILQDVTVYAFNTTVPNFLTSNFQVTISSRNPNDKIGVYYDRLDVYGVYHNQQITYRTRIPPTYQGHKDVNVWSPFVYGNLVPVAPFNSMALTQDQANGAVMIMFKADGRVRWKVGTFISGRYHFYVKCLAFINLGNKNSGIIVGENAVKYQIVQRCSVNV; encoded by the coding sequence ATGTCGTCGAAGGACTGCGGCCACCACGGGAAGAAACGGGAAAAGCTTATCCGGCGAATCTGCGCCGGTTTCCTGATCTTCCTCTTCATCGTATTGGTGTTGGTTCTGTTAATTTGGGCTATTCTTCAACCTTCAAAACCCAGATTTATTCTCCAAGACGTAACCGTTTACGCCTTCAACACCACCGTCCCCAATTTCTTAACTTCCAATTTTCAGGTAACTATTTCCTCTCGAAACCCAAACGATAAGATCGGTGTCTACTACGACAGACTCGACGTTTACGGAGTCTATCATAACCAACAAATTACTTACCGTACTCGAATACCGCCCACCTACCAAGGTCACAAAGACGTTAACGTTTGGTCACCGTTTGTTTACGGTAACCTTGTTCCTGTTGCGCCGTTTAATTCCATGGCGTTGACTCAAGACCAAGCTAACGGCGCCGTTATGATCATGTTCAAGGCTGACGGAAGGGTGCGTTGGAAAGTGGGCACGTTTATCTCTGGCCGTTATCATTTCTACGTCAAGTGTTTGGCGTTTATCAATTTGGGAAATAAGAATTCAGGAATTATTGTGGGTGAAAACGCCGTTAAGTATCAGATTGTCCAGAGATGCAGCGTCAACGTATGA